The DNA window GCCATCGTTACCGTCCCGATTGATGCGTTTCCGGATGTGACGCCGGCACAAGTCAATATCTACACAGAATCGCCCGGGCTGGCTGCCGAGGACGTGGAGCAGCTGCTCACGTTCCCGATCGAGTCCGGCATGGCGGGACTACCAAAAGTGCAGGAGATTCGTTCTGTAAGCTTGTTCGGGTTGTCTTACGTCGCCGTCTACTTCGAAGACGACATGGACATCTACTTCGCGCGACGATTGGTTATGGAGCGGCTGCAGGAGGTTGGGGACCGGATTCCGGAAGGCTACGGTACGCCGGAAATGGGACCCAACACGTCCGGGCTGGGGCAGGTGTTCTGGTACACGTTGGAGCGCGCAGACGCAGAGCTCAAGGATACCATCACGGATATGGACCTTCGTACGTTGCACGACTGGACGGTTCGGCTCATGTTGCGTACTGCGCCGGGCGTCGACGATGTCATGTCCTGGGGCGGTCAGGAGCGGCAGTTTCAGGTCGTCATCGAACCACTCAACCTCATCAAGTACGGCCTGACATTCCGCGAGGTCATGGAGGTAATAGAGGCCAACAATCGCCAGGTTGGTGGACAGTATATCGATATTGGAGCGGAGCAGTACTTGGTGCGCGGACTTGGACTGGTAGAAAACGAACATGACATCGGGTCAATGGTCATCTCTGTAGAGGATGGTGTTCCTGTTTACCTGCGCGACATAGCGACGATTGTACAAGGTCCCGCACTGCGATTTGGCGCGGTGACGAGGGATGGTGAAGAGGTCGTTCTCGGCATGGCGTTGTCTCGAATTGGAGAGAACGCTGCGAACGTGGTCGATGCCGTGAAGGACAAGGTGGAGATCGTCAACGATGCTCTTCCGGAGGGTGTCGTATTGCGGCCCGTTTACGAACGAACCGATCTCGTCGACAAAGCAATCAATACGGCCGTTATGGCGCTTATCGAAGGGTCTATCCTCGTTGCAATTGTGCTGTTCCTGTTTCTTGGCGAACTCCGCTCGGCGTTGGTTGTGATAACGGCGCTCCCGCTGGCCATGCTGATCGCGTTCATCTTCATGGGCGAAGCGGGTCTATCCGCGAATCTGATGTCGCTGGCGGGCCTGGCGGTCGGTATAGGAATGATGGTTGACGGGGCGGTCGTCATGGTCGAGAACGCGTTCCGCATCATGGCAGAGCGG is part of the Rhodothermales bacterium genome and encodes:
- a CDS encoding efflux RND transporter permease subunit, translating into MLNRLVEASLRYKFLVLVTFGVVAFLGWRAIVTVPIDAFPDVTPAQVNIYTESPGLAAEDVEQLLTFPIESGMAGLPKVQEIRSVSLFGLSYVAVYFEDDMDIYFARRLVMERLQEVGDRIPEGYGTPEMGPNTSGLGQVFWYTLERADAELKDTITDMDLRTLHDWTVRLMLRTAPGVDDVMSWGGQERQFQVVIEPLNLIKYGLTFREVMEVIEANNRQVGGQYIDIGAEQYLVRGLGLVENEHDIGSMVISVEDGVPVYLRDIATIVQGPALRFGAVTRDGEEVVLGMALSRIGENAANVVDAVKDKVEIVNDALPEGVVLRPVYERTDLVDKAINTAVMALIEGSILVAIVLFLFLGELRSALVVITALPLAMLIAFIFMGEAGLSANLMSLAGLAVGIGMMVDGAVVMVENAFRIMAER